The Dioscorea cayenensis subsp. rotundata cultivar TDr96_F1 unplaced genomic scaffold, TDr96_F1_v2_PseudoChromosome.rev07_lg8_w22 25.fasta BLBR01001327.1, whole genome shotgun sequence genomic interval ttgtttatttttttgtactcgaaatttaattgttaatttacTCCTCGCTATGCAAAAACCTCCCCGTGAAATACCCAACCCAAAGAATGATATCCACGCATTCTCATCGTAAGTGATAATCATGCGTATGCAACACTAACACGTAATAGCTGAAATCTTTAatcctaaaaatttttttgcgaTTTGTGATGCAAATTGATTATGTGGAAATTGTAGGGGAGTGAAATCAATCATGAAACAATCCCCACAACTCGCACTGGTGATGGAAGATCAAAAGTCGAGAAAGCTTTTTGACAatggaaggaaaaaaacaacTCATCTCCAAAAATCAAGCAAGGAAGCATATACCTGCAAGACCACTTACTCAGGTCATCCATATCCCAGCTCATGATCTGCAGAGTCTTACAGCAACTGGGAGTCAGGCAGCTACACAAGTAACATAAGTTTTGATGTTGGAATACTTCAGTGatgcagaaaattttttattctgaGACATTTATTTTTTCCCTGATGAATCACAGGTAGATCAGAATAAGAACACCTATAAATCCAcccccacaacaacaacaactggAGATGGAAGAGCAAACCTCGAAAAAGTCATCACAATGGCAGGGAAAAATCAGCTCCTCTCCAAAAGCCAAGCAAGGAAGCATGTGCCTACAAGGCCACCTACTCAGCTGAGCCACCCCCTAGATCATGCAACAACTGGGACTCATTCAGTTGCACAAGTAGCACAAGTATATCTGTTGGAATATTTCATTGATGCTTTAGATGAAACACTTAAATTTTCTGATGGAAAACATATTTTCACCTATGAAACAGAATCAAAAAACTCACCAAACAATAATAGGATCAAAAACTCAACCCCTGTCCAAGAGTCAGACAAGGAAGCATGTGCCTATAAGGCCACCTAATCAGGTCAGCCACAGCCCAGATCATGCAACAACTGGGAGTCATTCAGCTACACAAGTAGCACAGGTATATCGGTTGGAATATTTCATTGATACTTTAGATGAAACACTTAACTTTTCTGATGGAAAATATATTTTCCCCTATGAAACAGAATGAGAAAACTCACCAAACAACAATAGGATAAAAAACTCAACTCCTGTCCAAGAGTCAGACAAGGAAGCATTTCCCATCAAGACCACCTGTGATCGATAATGAAGGAATGCTAAGAAATTTAGAAGATAGAAACAAAGCAAGTGAAgcagggaaaaaaagaaaaatttggcTTCCACCAGGGAGTAGTACATCTGGGAAGCCATAATCATGGCTTTATTAAAGTGTGTGATGTTGCAGTGTGCGtcatgttcttttgttttaaaattgtgTATGGACCACAACAGTGGGGACCTAGGGACCTGGGGACCTGGCAGCTTTAaattaggtttaaaaaaaagtgtCCTCTTCTGTTTGTTACCTGTCtcaattgattaaaaattgtgAAGGTTACCATTTGTTAACTTTGTGAATCTAACATTCTAAATGGAAGAAACTATTTTGTCCATGTTATTGTATTAATGGGTTCAAATTATTATGTGGTCTTCCCCATTATGATGGTTGAGttattgtacttttattttttatcttcagAATAGCATTAACAGTTGTATAAACTTGCAATATTCAacacttttaattaaattcatttCAAGACTATGAATCTGCAGCAATTCAAGTCTATGAATCGCAATCTGCAGCAACTCAACACTATGAATCTGTAATCTGCAGCAATTCAAGGCTATGAATCTGCAGCAATTCAAGACTATGAATCTGCAATCTGCAGCAACTCAAGACTATGAATCTGCAATCTGCAGCAATTTAAGGCTATGAATCTGCAGCAATTCAAGACTATGAATCTGCAATATGTACCAGCTCAAGACTATGAATCTGAAATCTGCAACAATTCAAGACTATTAATCTGCAGCAATTCATCCATGGTTTTTCATTGCACACATGTATAATTACAACATGTATAATCTGCAGCCATAATCTCAAActgcacaaaaaaataaaagaattatgatTGATGTGTAATTACAACATGTATAATCCGCAGCCATAATCTCAAactgcacaaaaaaaaagaaaaagaattatgaTTGATGTATAATTACAACATGTATAAGCTGTAGCCATAATCTCAACCCAAgacataaaaaaagaattatgattGATGTATAATCTGCGACCATAATCTCAAACCGCACACACAAAAAGAATTATGATTGCTTTTTAGAACATCATCTCACCCTGCACATCGCTAGCCATTCTCTTCCACCTTCCTCTGAAGACCGGATGGGTTAtacaatcatgaaaaaaaaactccaaaatcACTTCTACAAGCATTCCCTGTGAACTCACTCACATGCCCTAACTTTCAACTCCATCTGACGATGCCCTAAGTACGAAGGTTCTAGGGTTCTTTTTCCAATCTTTCGCTTCGTTTCCCTGTCGGCCTGGGGGAAAACCATCCACTAATTCTCGTCAACTGATTCTCTTCCCTTAGCTCTGCTGAAAAACATGAACTTGAAAGAGGGGaagtgaagaagatggtgatcgTCTTGTCGATCGAGCTTGTTGAGTGGGTTAATTAAAATGACGTGGAAATTGCTGACGTGTCAAATCCAGCTGGGTGTgaggaaataatttatttaatgtgaCGTGGCTACTCCGGCTGCCACGTCAGCTAAATTTGACCGGAAATCAAAGAGTGACCGCTCGGTGAAATGAAATCGAATTCAGATGACcactttgatacaaattgaaaaatgatgACCAAAGTGGAAATTGGCCAAAACACAGTGACCTCCTCAAAAATTTAACCTGCTTTGATATAGTTTTATGAATAGATAACTGCTTGTATTCAAACTCATTAATGGATAAACTGTTTTTTTCCTCCTTGGCAAGATTTATGCTCATCAAGCTTTGTCATGGTTATACTTGCAGAAGTGGGGCAGTGATCATCTCTCTTTAGTTTCTGAACTGGCCTTTGTAGACAAGGAATCCTCAGATGGGGGCATTTGAAACTACTGATATTGTGCCAGGCTAATCACAAAATTGAGTGAATTCTTATTGTAAGTCTGTGCAAAGAATTGAAAGAGCCAATGGTCATGAATCTCTCTCTGTTTGTTCTAAGCTGATTCTTTGATTAAATTTCTCTTTAATTTAATCTTTGGtttcaaatatctttttttaactCGGAACTCACTGAGCACTGTGGGGAGCATAGCATCCTCTAGTCAGACTGAAAGAAGCTTGAAGCTTGAAGCTTGAAGAAGCTTGAATTGTGCATTTCCTCTACGTTTGTAATATGCTTGTGCCTCCCGAAACAAACTGACCAAGAATGGAGTTCTATTATGACTTTGGCAAGGATCTGAATGTGGAATGGAGTTTTTGTCTTTTGCATAGTTGCATGCATAATAgagttttaatgttttgataCAAGTGTTTGTATAGTAATACTACATGatttttgatgtatatatagagcatgtatatgtattgtcaattcaataaaatgatttttgtttaccaatttaattaagaaaagtttttattggtgcaattcaattaaatttaaataaaattaaattcatataaactatttttttcatagaatAAACAAAAACTTACCGAAAGCCGTAATAAAAACATTTTGTCAAAAACAGTGTCAAATACCGTGAAAAATGTATAATATACAAAATTGTGCTAAGAAACCATGCCAAATATAGAACCaataaaactgtgccaaaatCGTGGCAAATATGAAACCAAAGTCCGTGCCAAAAATCAATAGAAATGTTTGGTACAATAGtaaaaaactgtgccaaaaataaTGCCAAAATTTAGCAtggcattaaaaaaatggtgTCAAAATATATTTGTCTCCATTgctataattacaattatttttctgtgccaaatacggtgccaaaGTCAGTTTGACATGGTTTTTAAACTCATTTCCACACAATTCTACCGTgccaattaataatttttattgtagtCGTTCCTTAATCGTAAAAATATTGTCCACGATAAATCTACCtacaaaaaaaccaacaaactaGCATCGACCAGATCATTCATTACATTGATGTTGAAAGATAAGATCTTTCTCACAAAGTCTTTCATACTTAACCTTATGGCTACACCAAACATGTAAGAGTATATTTCCGAGAATAGACTATTGTTAACAAAGTTTTATAGCTTGAAATGATCGAGTGCAGACTTCCCGTCAAGGCCTTTAGAATAGTAGTATTTGTTGAACTCATCTATGACAACTTCTCTGTAGATAGGTGCACTTCCATTAGCAAGTAACTCCATGATAGGACCATAAACCATTGAGGAAGGGCTATACTGAGTAACTAAGAAGCATGCTACTGAAAGTCTTGGACCTTCCTTGCTTGCAAGCACTCTATGCTCAACACTCTTCAACTTGTCATTTGAGATCAGCTACACATCAAACAAGAAAGACATAAACATTGCAAAGTCATTAAgatcaaattttattataaccTACATAATTAGGTATATTTATTAGATGCAAACATAACAAAGTTATGTGTGTAACCATTATATCATTTTGGTTTGACTAACTTGAAAAGCTAGAGCTGGAAACTAAGTAAAGCTCATACTTTAGATATCCATATATTAAATGGATTTGCAATTATTATTTAGCTCTAATTAATACATGTATAAGTGCAAGAGATTGGTGATTTGTTACAGATGAAGGAAGAGGAAACCATTCAACAATTGGTTATGCTGATTACCGAGCATGTAAAAAGACAAATCATATTACTTGTTATACCAAATTAGAAGGATATCAAGCCCATAACTTAGTGAACTCTAATGCATAAACTTTGTATATGTTTTTACCTGCAAGAGATCAGCTATGTTGATGATCAGGCATCCAGGAGAGGGAGGAACATCAACCCATTTATTCTTATAAAGTATTTGCAAGCCACCAATTGTTTTATCATGCAAAAGAATTGTAAGGAAGCCCCGATCAGAGTGTTTACTGGTTCCAAGTGCGAGGTGGGGCTCTGGACAGGGTGGATAGTAATGGCAAGCAATACCAATTCCCTTTCCGCATTCCATCTCTTTCAAATAATCAGGCTTCAGTCCAAGAGCCTCTGATATCAGCTCAAGTAGCACCTCTCCCAGTTTTTTCATGTGAAATGAATACTCAAATACTATTTCCCTTCATATTCAAATCACAGCAATATTTGTTacaacaataattttatattcaaacCCATATTTACTGAATTTTAATACCATTGCTCACCGGAAAGCATGCGGTACCTCTTCCTTTTCAGGAGGATCAGGAGCCATATTCAGAAACAAACTATCACGCCAATTTGCTGCTGGGGAACTGTAAAGATCGAAGTTGCAATTGTAGACCACCTTCCGTTTGTAATCTCTAGTGTAGTATTTTTTCTTCACCTCTTCATCATCCTCCATGAACCTCTTTATTGCGTCAAGCATCTCATCCATCGCCTTGTTAGGCACTCCATGGTTAACCACTTTGAAAAAGCCAATTGTCTCCGAAGCCTCTTTTACCTTCTCgactatttctttttttctcatattaaCATCTTTCATGTCAATAACTGGAATCTGCAACTCAGTTGTAGGGGAAGTGGAAATTTTTTCAGTTGGATGAATGAAGAACCGGGGAACTTCAGTGATGCCAGCATCGACGAGGCCTTTGACTCCGGCTTTCGCCTCATCAAAATCCTTGATCTCACTAAATCGATCATAGATGGTTGTCGACATGGATAAGTGAGTAGTGTCTGCAATGGTGGTGCTTGCTTAGCTGCTTGTGTTTTGGAGAGATGAACTAATGGATTTTTGAAGACAACGTTTGTGGTCACCATTTGTTGTTCTTTATTGACTATGTGAAACCTGAACTAATTAACATTCCACGCATCTTCTTAGAGGGGTGTGGCAAAGTCCCTGCCACTCGAGGTCCCAAACGTCAAAGAGTGTCACctgtattattaattaattatttatttatttatttttacaaatcgGACAAGTCACTGCTGTCACATATGTGCTTGTACAGTAACTGTCCTGGAGAACTTGGCTCTtccacagaaaaaaaaaaaaagctcaaccACCACATGCTTTCACTCTTAAACTTGTGTTTCACTCAAATAAAAAGAACCGAAAACTGTTCAGGAAAAAAAGTCTTTGGTAATGCTATctccttcatttatttattatttgtctatttttttttattggcctGGTCATCAAAGAcgaaaataacaataatttttccttgcaatatttatgatttttattttcttacgaTTCAAACCAGGTGAAGGTGGACAATTTACCCATGTATGCGGTGAGAGGGCTAATCGTGTTCTGGTGTTAGGATTGGGTGTGATCTCACTGCTTACTAGGAATGAGTGAGTCACAGCGGATGCTTGGAGATCATGCCTTAACTCACCCCAATGTGGCAAAGTGCATTTTCTCTTAACATCTATTGGTGTCTAGTGTTGATAGTTAACAACAGGTTCCTTCTCCAAATGAAGCatttacatttattattattttataaaaaacattgCTTGCATACTCCTGCAAAACCATGAAATAGCTTAAATAACCCCATAAAAGTACTATTTACTTGCATACTcccataaaactaactttttttacTTCTATATCCCTGTCGTTAGTTACCATTAGCCACCgttagggtttatggaattaaccaTAGTTCCTACTTAAcctaatttaacaaaattacccaattacccttaacatcatccaacctaAGCCATCTAAGAAAAATTCCCAAACTTCGCAACCATTTAGTCGCCATCTTTTGAGATTCCCTTCTCACCAATCTCTTCAAGCCCGCCATCTCACTCACCGGCTTTTTCTCAAATTAGGCCGAGACGCCACGCCTTTCCCTAGAGGTTTCAACCTAATCCTACTAGACCATCTCAATGCCGACTACGCCTTGCGCTGTGGCATCTGCGCATGTGCCATTACCTTCACCGTCAAAGGTCTCAGCGTGATCAATCACCGGAGCTTAATTGGAGAACCTCccaattttaaagaattttatggggaacttgtttgttcaaaaaatttgatgtcCCTTTAGAGAACTCGATGGTAAAAAACTCGATATTTGATGGATGTTTATTATTgagctttcttttcttataaatttcatatgtgattatatttttgagtaGTCGTatgtaaattatttgttatatatcgTTACATGTCGTAAGTTTTTACCTATTTTAaggttgtgtttgtaa includes:
- the LOC120256182 gene encoding 1-aminocyclopropane-1-carboxylate oxidase homolog 6-like, producing MSTTIYDRFSEIKDFDEAKAGVKGLVDAGITEVPRFFIHPTEKISTSPTTELQIPVIDMKDVNMRKKEIVEKVKEASETIGFFKVVNHGVPNKAMDEMLDAIKRFMEDDEEVKKKYYTRDYKRKVVYNCNFDLYSSPAANWRDSLFLNMAPDPPEKEEVPHAFREIVFEYSFHMKKLGEVLLELISEALGLKPDYLKEMECGKGIGIACHYYPPCPEPHLALGTSKHSDRGFLTILLHDKTIGGLQILYKNKWVDVPPSPGCLIINIADLLQLISNDKLKSVEHRVLASKEGPRLSVACFLVTQYSPSSMVYGPIMELLANGSAPIYREVVIDEFNKYYYSKGLDGKSALDHFKL